TATTCTTCTCTCTTCCTTGGTAGTAAGCAGCTTAATAATGGGTGGTTGAACTACCGGAACAAGAGCCATATAGGAATACGCGGCGACTGAGATCGGCCCAAGCATGTGAATGGCCAATCTGCTTGCGACATAGATTGATGTCGGACCATCCGCGGTCCCGATTATCCCGATAGCGATCGCTTCTCTTATATCAAATCCAAGCAGAGCAGCCACAATTATCGTCAGAAAGATCCCCAATTGGGCAGCCGCTCCATAGAAAAACATGACCGGTTTTTGAAGAAGAGGTCCGAAATCGATCATCGCTCCGATCCCGATGAAGATCAAGGCAGGAAAGAGCTCATTTGCAATTCCAGCTTCGTATAGGATAGTTAGCACTCCATGTTCTCCAATAGCCGATGATCCCGGAATGTTTGTGAGTATTGCTCCGAAACCGATTGGAAGAAGCAACATCGGCTCGTATTCTTTCTTTATCGCTAGATAGATCAGAACTCCGCCAATAGCAAACATTATCAAGTTTTGCGCGGGAATAACGAAATTCGACAGTAGATTCATCAATGCTGCCTCCCAGAAATGAATTCAACTCCTAGCATGGAGAAATCAAGAACCGGCAAATTCGGAACTGCTTTCTTTATCAATACTAATACAAGCCGAAGGCTTTTGATCAGATGGGACAGATTTCCTGGTTCTTACCGACCTCTGATTCTACATGTTGGAATGAGTAATGTGGTAGGATTTGTAAAGTGAGAAGTTGGCTAGGAGGGGATCTCTTTGCGAGCAAGTTTTCCTGAGGACTTTCTTTGGGGTGTTGCAACGGCTTCTTATCAGATTGAGGGCGCAGACCTGCAAGAAGGTAAAGGGCCTTCGATATGGTCGGATTTCACCCATGAACCTGGACGAATAGATTCCGGGGAAAATGGCGATATTGCCTGCGATCACTACCACAGGTACTTGGAAGACATTGAGCTTATGACTAGGCTCGGAGTGAACTCCTACCGATTTTCCATATCCTGGCCAAGAGTGTTTCCTGAAGGCAGAGGACAGATAAACCAGATGGGAATCGATTTCTACGATAGACTGATTGATGAACTTCTTAAGAGGAGTATTCGGCCTGTTGTTACTCTATACCACTGGGATCTCCCTCTTAAACTGCAGAAAAGATTTAAGGGATGGGAGTCCCGAGAAATAAGGCATTACTTTGGCGATTATTCCAGCAGTATGTTCAGCAAATTCGGTGACAGGGTGAAGCTCTGGATAACTTTGAACGAACCGTATTGCTCATCCCACGTCAGTTACCTCTGGGGGGAACACGCACCCGGAAAGAGAGATTTGAGGATTTCACTTTCCGTTGCTCACAACCTTTTGCTTTCTCATGGTGAAGCGGTGAAGCGTTTTAGGGAGGAAGTAAGAGACGGCATGATTGGTCTAACCAATGTATCTGCTTTTGTTGAGCCTGCTAGCGATTCCGGAGCTGATCTTCGAGCGGCAAGACTCTATGATCAATTCGTAAACGGGTGGTTCTTTGAAACCCCAATCACTGGCGAGTATCCTTCCGAACTCTTCTCAAGGTTCGAGATTGCAGGAGTGAGCCCAACTATCGAAGATGAAGATATGGAACTAATATCCACGCCGTTCGACTTTTGGGGTGTGAATTACTATACAAGAAACCTTGTTAGAAGCCAAGAATCAAGCGTGCTTGGCAGCGAAGTTGTTCAGGGAGACCTCCCGAAGACCGAGATGGGATGGGAGATCTACCCAGAAGGTCTAGAAGGTTTTCTATTCAAGGTCTTCAAAGAATACGGAAGGAAACCGATCTATGTTACTGAGAACGGTATCGCAAGCAAAGATGCTTTGGTTGATGGCAACGTTGACGATGGCCCGAGAATTGATTACCTTAGAAAGCACTTTTCAGCTGCTCTTAACGCGATCAAGGGAGGAGTGGATCTTAGGGGCTTTTTTGTCTGGACTATGATGGACAATTTCGAATGGGCACGAGGTTACTCCAAGAGGTTTGGTTTGGTATACGTGGACTTCAAAAACGATCTGAAACGAGTTCCAAAGAAGAGTTTCAACTATTACAGGGATTTCCTTCGGTCTTTGTGAATCAGATTTTGGTAGACATAACTGACTTAGAAACGGTCGTTTCAACGTTTAACTCTTCGAACTGTGAACGCAGCAATCTAGACGCCGGTCTTAAAGAGAGGTATGTAATTAGCTTGTATGACAGGGGGTTTGCCAGATGATTGGAGTTATTGTCGATTCAGGTTGTGATCTTCCTGAACAGATGAAAGCAAGAGATAACGTTAGAGTTGTACCTTTGAAGATAATTCTGGATGGTAAGGAGTACAGAGACAACATCGACATATCCACACCCGATCTGCTTCACTATATGGAAGATAAGTTTCCCAAGACATCTCTTCCAAGACCGTCGGAAATCGGTGAGGCTTTTGACAGCCTTTATGAAAAGGGATTCAAGGAGATGCTTTATATTGGAATATCCAGCGGTCTGAGCGGAACGCTTGGTCAAGTGAAGACTTTTGTCAGAGACTTCTCCGAAAAGCACTCCGATGTGAAGGTCGAGGTAGTCGACTCAAAGAATATTTCGATTGGCTCGGGGCTGCTCGCTATGAAGGGGATAGATATGATTAAGAGTGGTATTGCCTTTGAAAAGGTTGTGAGCGAAATTCACGCTTCTGTAAAGAAATCTAAGGTTTTTTTCTGCATACCTGTTCTGAAGTTTCTAAAGGCTGGAGGACGAATAGGAAAAGTTACTGCAACTATAGGTGATATTCTTGACCTGAAACCCGTAATAACCGTTGGAGAAGATGGAGTCTATCACAGTGTTTCAAAAGAGAGAGGCATGAAGAGAGCCGTCAGAGCTTCTGTGAAGAATCTCTTGAACTTCATTGAAGGCAAGAGGCTTCTGAACATTGCCGCATATACTTCAGATAAGAGTGAAAAGACAATGGAATTCTTTCGAATGGTAATAGAAGAGATTAAGGCTGCAGGAATAGATGATGTGATAACAGGTCAAATTTCTCAGTCTCTTGTGTGTCATACAGGCCCTGGTCTCATAGGTGTTGCAGCGATTATTGAGTAGTAAAAAAGAAAGCCGCCAATTGGCGGCTTAAAAGTCGGGATATTCCAGGGGGTTTCAACATGCACGTCCATTCAACAATATGGGGGGTAATGCGGACTTGCATATAACTTTTAGGTGCTTTGTCTTTTTTAATGACCGGTTGAGCTTTTGAGGTTGCAAGGGTTCTTATCTGTTTGAATTAATTGTACCCAAATTGATCGGGTTTGTCAAGATAGTAGAGTGGAATTATCGGCTTTTAGTTTGTAAACATTTAGTTAATAGGCATCTTCGCGTGTCTTCCAAAGATTTTCTAGTAGACAAAGTGATCTCTCTTGTAGTTGTTTTGCCAGTAAATTGCGATAATAAGCAGTAGCACTGTTTGTATTACTCTACGTCGTCCGGAGATGTATTGATTGGATAAGAATCGGCAGACTAGGATTCTCTCGGTTTTTGAGGGTGCAATATACAATGGGTTCTTCTTGATAACTCAGGGTTTTCTTGGTACAGGGCTTGCACTCGAATTTGGGGCATCTGAACCGGCGATAGCCTTGATTGGCGTTCTTCCTTCGGTTTCCCAGTTCATTCAGCTGCTGGCTCCATCCTTCTTGAGAATTGTCAAGAGCCGAAAGCGGGCGATGATGATCTGCGCTTTCGCAAGCAGGCTGTCTACGGCTTTTATCCCTATCGCGCTTGCTCTTGGAATAAACAGGCAGTCACTTCTGCTGACTATTCTTGCCTTCTTCTCGCTTGCGGCGAGTCTTACCGGAAACTATTGGGTTTCGATTATAAGAGATGTGGCGCCGTTAAAAGGTGCTGCTAGATTCTTGAGCATGAGAAACGTGATATTCACTTTCACGAATATGTTTATAACGTTGTTCTACGCCTTTATCCTTGATTCGGTGCCCGGAAGAATGGGTTTCATTCTGATCACTGCTTTTGGAGTGGCAAGTGCATTAGTCAGCCTCGTGCTCTTGGGGTTTCATAACGATCCTCCCCACGAAATAAGTCATGGTCGAGGTTTGTTCAGGGCCGTCACTAAAGACATAAGGTTCAAGCCGTATTTGAGATTCTACTCCTTCTGGAGCTTCTCAATAGCTATTACCTCGCCCTTTTTCGCTTATCATGAGCTAGTCAACATGAAACTGGATTACTCATTTCTTAGTATACTGAGTGTCTTCAGTTCACTCCTAACAATACTGTTTTACTTGTTGTGGGGAAAGATCGCTGACAAAATCGGGAATCAGGAGGTCCTTGAGTTCGGGGTTCTTGGGGCTTTCCTCAGGACAATCCTGTGGTTGTTTATGGACAACGGGACGGTCTATCTGTTGTATATTGACGCTTTTATCGGGACCGCTTCATGGAGCGCCATAAACCTCTGTTTATTCACCACAAGGCTCGACTTGCTTAGCGGGGTTGATGCCCAGTCTTACTATGCTTTGCTTTCATTCACCAACGGTGCCTCGGCTCTTGTTGGCTCCCTGGTGGGAGGATTTTTCGCTGCATATCTGAACAGGTTCACTTGGATGGTTGGCGGACACAGGTTTTTCGGCATCCAGATCCTGTTCTTCGTTACTTTTGTTCTGAAGCGTCTCTTTGATTTTCTTGAAGGGAGTCAAGACGAGAAAGGTGGTCTCTGTGTCGGGAATGGTTTTTAATTCGGCTGCAGTGTTAGCTAATCGACTTGCGGCAAGACCTAGAGAGCTTATCGAAGTACTAATACATAAGAACAAGGCTAAACAACGGAAGGAGAGAAGAAATGGAAAGAGTGATTGAACGGTTCCTAAGGTATGTATCTGTAGAGACTACCTCAAGTTTTGAATCAGATTCGTTTCCATCAACTGCCAGTCAGCTTGATCTTGCTCATATTCTCAAAACGGAGATGGAGGAAATGGGTCTGAAAGGAGTGACATTGGATGACCACGGATACGTGATGGCGACTTTGCCGTCAAATGCTGGTGATGGACTTCCGGTTTTGGGATTCATAGCCCATATGGACACGAGCCCAGATGTGAGCGGCAAAGATATCAAGCCTTCAATTGTTGATTATGAAGGAGGCAAGATAGTCATTAACAAAGATAAGGATATTTTCATCGATCCCCGGCTCTTTCCTGAGCTCGAAGAGTATGTTGGTGAAAGGCTGATCGTGACAGACGGAACTACTCTGCTAGGAGCAGACGACAAAGCAGGAATTGCGGAGATTCTTTCCGCAATAGAGTACCTCATTTCAAACCCAGAGATCAAGCATGGCGAAATCCGACTAGGATTTACTCCTGACGAGGAAGTGGGAAGGGGAACCGAGTACTTCAATGTAGAGAAATTCGGGGCAGACTATGCTTACACAATTGACGGAGGGGCTTTGGGCGAAATCCAGTACGAAACGTTCAACGCCGCAAATACCGAAGTTGTTGTAAAAGGCAGGAACATTCATCCTGGAAGTGCAAAAGGTAAGATGAAGAACTCGATACTGATAGCATGCGAGTTCAACGATCTGCTGCCTTCAAGTGAAGTACCTGCGGCAACGGAAGGTAGAGAAGGCTTCTT
This genomic window from Mesotoga sp. Brook.08.105.5.1 contains:
- the pepT gene encoding peptidase T, whose amino-acid sequence is MERVIERFLRYVSVETTSSFESDSFPSTASQLDLAHILKTEMEEMGLKGVTLDDHGYVMATLPSNAGDGLPVLGFIAHMDTSPDVSGKDIKPSIVDYEGGKIVINKDKDIFIDPRLFPELEEYVGERLIVTDGTTLLGADDKAGIAEILSAIEYLISNPEIKHGEIRLGFTPDEEVGRGTEYFNVEKFGADYAYTIDGGALGEIQYETFNAANTEVVVKGRNIHPGSAKGKMKNSILIACEFNDLLPSSEVPAATEGREGFFHLLSIKGSVEETILKYIIREHNMEKFERKKKMIKEIAVFLNSKYGDDTVTLQTRDSYYNMKEKIEEKMFLVEIAERAMESLSIRPRISPVRGGTDGARLSFMGLPTPNIFTGGHNFHGRYEYIPVSSMEKAVMVIVKIAEVFSRRENLDS
- a CDS encoding MFS transporter, whose amino-acid sequence is MDKNRQTRILSVFEGAIYNGFFLITQGFLGTGLALEFGASEPAIALIGVLPSVSQFIQLLAPSFLRIVKSRKRAMMICAFASRLSTAFIPIALALGINRQSLLLTILAFFSLAASLTGNYWVSIIRDVAPLKGAARFLSMRNVIFTFTNMFITLFYAFILDSVPGRMGFILITAFGVASALVSLVLLGFHNDPPHEISHGRGLFRAVTKDIRFKPYLRFYSFWSFSIAITSPFFAYHELVNMKLDYSFLSILSVFSSLLTILFYLLWGKIADKIGNQEVLEFGVLGAFLRTILWLFMDNGTVYLLYIDAFIGTASWSAINLCLFTTRLDLLSGVDAQSYYALLSFTNGASALVGSLVGGFFAAYLNRFTWMVGGHRFFGIQILFFVTFVLKRLFDFLEGSQDEKGGLCVGNGF
- a CDS encoding GH1 family beta-glucosidase — encoded protein: MRASFPEDFLWGVATASYQIEGADLQEGKGPSIWSDFTHEPGRIDSGENGDIACDHYHRYLEDIELMTRLGVNSYRFSISWPRVFPEGRGQINQMGIDFYDRLIDELLKRSIRPVVTLYHWDLPLKLQKRFKGWESREIRHYFGDYSSSMFSKFGDRVKLWITLNEPYCSSHVSYLWGEHAPGKRDLRISLSVAHNLLLSHGEAVKRFREEVRDGMIGLTNVSAFVEPASDSGADLRAARLYDQFVNGWFFETPITGEYPSELFSRFEIAGVSPTIEDEDMELISTPFDFWGVNYYTRNLVRSQESSVLGSEVVQGDLPKTEMGWEIYPEGLEGFLFKVFKEYGRKPIYVTENGIASKDALVDGNVDDGPRIDYLRKHFSAALNAIKGGVDLRGFFVWTMMDNFEWARGYSKRFGLVYVDFKNDLKRVPKKSFNYYRDFLRSL
- a CDS encoding sodium ion-translocating decarboxylase subunit beta, which gives rise to MNLLSNFVIPAQNLIMFAIGGVLIYLAIKKEYEPMLLLPIGFGAILTNIPGSSAIGEHGVLTILYEAGIANELFPALIFIGIGAMIDFGPLLQKPVMFFYGAAAQLGIFLTIIVAALLGFDIREAIAIGIIGTADGPTSIYVASRLAIHMLGPISVAAYSYMALVPVVQPPIIKLLTTKEERRIRMDNRTEKVPKYVKILFPILVTLLAGIIAPVSVALIGMLMFGNLIRESGVLNKLSNAAQNELSNIITLFLGIAIGSTMTASAFLNSRTLLILLMGLVAFVLDTMGGIIFAKVFNLFRKQKINPMIGAAGISAFPMSARVVHKMGLEEDPNNFLIMYATGANVAGQIGSVLAGSIVLAIFLR
- a CDS encoding DegV family protein, which codes for MIGVIVDSGCDLPEQMKARDNVRVVPLKIILDGKEYRDNIDISTPDLLHYMEDKFPKTSLPRPSEIGEAFDSLYEKGFKEMLYIGISSGLSGTLGQVKTFVRDFSEKHSDVKVEVVDSKNISIGSGLLAMKGIDMIKSGIAFEKVVSEIHASVKKSKVFFCIPVLKFLKAGGRIGKVTATIGDILDLKPVITVGEDGVYHSVSKERGMKRAVRASVKNLLNFIEGKRLLNIAAYTSDKSEKTMEFFRMVIEEIKAAGIDDVITGQISQSLVCHTGPGLIGVAAIIE